The Methanobrevibacter sp. genome contains the following window.
AGATAAATTGTGATTTGCTTATAAAAATCCTCGAATTTTTATTTTTCATGATTATTAACTAATGATGAAATGATCATCATTTATATGAGTTTTTATATAAATTGTAGTGATCAAAATATTGCTTTCATTTGGTAAAATTGTTCTTATTATGAAAAATTGTTTTCATTTAGTATATCAATATTTTGTAATATATTTGAGGAAAAACTATGCAATCTAAACTTGTGGACTATAAAATGCCTAAACCTTTTTTAAAATGGGCTGGTGGAAAAAAACAGGTCATTAAATTCATTGATAGAAATTTACCTCAAAATATTAAAGATTCTGGTGTTATTGATAGTTATTTTGAGCCATTTTTAGGTGGTGGAGCAATTTTTTTCCATTTGGCAAATAAGTATAAAATAAAATATGCATATTTGGGGGATATTAATAAGGAGTTAATATTAACTTATTTGGTCGTTAAAAAGAATCCAAAAAAATTAATTTCTCAATTGAAGGTATATTCTGATGAATATTTGCCATTAGATTCTGATTCAAGAAAAGAATATTATTATGGGATTAGGAATGAATTTAATGACAATTTAGATAATTTTGATTATGAAAATTTTTCCAATGATCATATTTTAAGAGCTTCTCAGATGATTTTTTTAAATAGAACTTGTTTTAATGGGTTATATAGGGTAAATAAGGGTGGAAAATTTAATGTTCCCATTGGAAAATATAAAAATCCTCAAATTTGTAATGAAGAAAATATTTTAAATGTTTCTGAAGTTTTAAAAGGTGTTAATATTATTTGTGAGGATTATGCTGAATCAGAAGCATTAATTGAGCAGGATTCTTTTGTTTATTTGGACCCTCCATATTTGCCTATTAAAAAAAATAGTTTTACCAGTTATAATTCAGAGGGTTTTGGAATAAAAGAACAAATGGAATTGAGTGAATATTGCAAACGTATAGATGAAAAAGGTGCAAAGTTTATTTTAAGTAATTCTGACCCAAAAAATCATGATCCATCAAATAATTTTTTTGAAGACACTTATGGAAATTTGAATTTAAAAAAATTTGATTATAAACGTATTAAAGTTAGGAGGTCAATTAATTCTAATGGTAATAAGAGAGGATCAATAAATGAGCTTTTATTATATAATTATTAGTTATTATTTAAATATTCATAATTTATATACTAATTTAAATAAATTCTTAAATGAAAGCAATATTACAAAGTGAGGGCAATATTATAGTTTGAAGTCAATTTTGATCTTTGTATGTAAAATTTGATCAAAAGATGAATTTATTGAGGTTATATTCAAATTTTAAAATGTTTAACAAATTTTCATTGTTAAATTTTCTGCAAAATTAAAATATATTTCGGGGTTTAAATGAAAACATTTCTGGAGTTAGAATTCAAAGAACACTATGATTCTCAAAAGGACGATTTGCTAAACGATTTTTACATTCCTGCTTTGGCTAATTCTAAAAAATATCGTCGTGTTGTTGGTTATTTTAATTCAAAAAGTCTTGCTTCTGTTGCTATTGGATTAAAAGATTTTATTTTAAATGGGGGTAAGATGGATCTTTTGTGTGGTGTCGATTTAAATCCGTCTGATGTTAATATGGTTAAATTTGCTTCAGAACATCCTGAAGAAATTTTAACTTCGGGATTTCTTCAAGAATTAAACTCTATTGAAGATGAAATTGTTAAAAACCATGTTAAAGTTTTGGGGTGGATGATTGCCAATAAGCAATTGAGAATTCGAGTTGCAGTCAAAGTGGATGATGAAGGCAATCCAGTCACTGCAAGTGGTGGAATTCTTCATTATAAAATTGGTTTAATGTATGATTTTGCAGGCAATCTTATTTCATTCAGCGGTTCTATAAATGAAACTTCCGCCGCATGGGAAAAAAATTTAGAAGAGTTTCATCTATTTCGGGATTGGGAATATGGGGAGTTAGTTCATCTTAAAGAAAATAAAGATACATTCACTGATTTGTGGAATTCAAAATGGGATTCCTATAAAATTTTAGATGTTCCTGAAGCGGTTGAACAGAAATTAATTGATGATGCTCCTGATGATTTTAATGATTTAATTTTTCATGATTCTTTTTCATCTGGTGATGAGCCTAGTGAAGGTCAAGAAAAAATTGAATTATATGATTATCAACTCGATGCAAGGGATAAATGGTTTTTAAATGATAAAAAAGGTATTTTTGTGATGGCCACCGGAACTGGTAAAACATTTACTGCATTAGGTTGTTTGGAAAAACTTTTAACGGAAAATTCTCAATTGGTAACTGTCATTACTGCGCCAACTAAACACTTGCTTCCTCAATGGAAAAGGTCTATTGAAAAAATAGGGTTAAATGTAGATAAAATCATTACTGCCACAGGGGATACAAAATGGAGGAAAGAGTTAGAGGAGCACTTATTAGATTTAAAATTAAAATTCATTACAAATATTGTTGTCCTAACAACACATGATACTTTAGCGAGTATTGATTTCATTAAATTGTTGCAGGAATATAAAAAAGAAAGCTATTTTTTAATTGGGGATGAGATGCATGGTTTGGGATCTCCTTATCGTAGAAATGGTTTAATAGATGAATTGTATGATTTTAAGTTAGGTTTAAGCGCAACTCCTACAAGATATTCTGATGAGGAGTCTGATTTTCTTTTTGACTTTTTTGGAGGTGAATTGTATAGGATATCATTAGAGGATGCAATTTATAATTATTACAATCCTAGAGATGGTAAATCTTATTTAACTCCATATAATTATTGTCCTTATTTTTTAAGTTTAACGGATTCGGAACTTGAAGATTATAGAAAAATTACTTTGAAGTTATTCAAATTTCAAGATGATGAATACAATAAACAAAAAGCTAATTTGTTATTCCAGAGAGCGGAATTAATTAAAGATGCATTTAATAAATTTAAAGTTTTTGAAAAAGTATTGGATGATATTGATGATTATTCTGGATTGATAATTTATTGCAGTCATAATCAAATTGAGGAAGTTTTAGATATTCTTGCTAGACGAAATATTGTGGCGCATAAATTCACAATGGATG
Protein-coding sequences here:
- a CDS encoding Dam family site-specific DNA-(adenine-N6)-methyltransferase, whose protein sequence is MQSKLVDYKMPKPFLKWAGGKKQVIKFIDRNLPQNIKDSGVIDSYFEPFLGGGAIFFHLANKYKIKYAYLGDINKELILTYLVVKKNPKKLISQLKVYSDEYLPLDSDSRKEYYYGIRNEFNDNLDNFDYENFSNDHILRASQMIFLNRTCFNGLYRVNKGGKFNVPIGKYKNPQICNEENILNVSEVLKGVNIICEDYAESEALIEQDSFVYLDPPYLPIKKNSFTSYNSEGFGIKEQMELSEYCKRIDEKGAKFILSNSDPKNHDPSNNFFEDTYGNLNLKKFDYKRIKVRRSINSNGNKRGSINELLLYNY
- a CDS encoding DEAD/DEAH box helicase family protein, coding for MKTFLELEFKEHYDSQKDDLLNDFYIPALANSKKYRRVVGYFNSKSLASVAIGLKDFILNGGKMDLLCGVDLNPSDVNMVKFASEHPEEILTSGFLQELNSIEDEIVKNHVKVLGWMIANKQLRIRVAVKVDDEGNPVTASGGILHYKIGLMYDFAGNLISFSGSINETSAAWEKNLEEFHLFRDWEYGELVHLKENKDTFTDLWNSKWDSYKILDVPEAVEQKLIDDAPDDFNDLIFHDSFSSGDEPSEGQEKIELYDYQLDARDKWFLNDKKGIFVMATGTGKTFTALGCLEKLLTENSQLVTVITAPTKHLLPQWKRSIEKIGLNVDKIITATGDTKWRKELEEHLLDLKLKFITNIVVLTTHDTLASIDFIKLLQEYKKESYFLIGDEMHGLGSPYRRNGLIDELYDFKLGLSATPTRYSDEESDFLFDFFGGELYRISLEDAIYNYYNPRDGKSYLTPYNYCPYFLSLTDSELEDYRKITLKLFKFQDDEYNKQKANLLFQRAELIKDAFNKFKVFEKVLDDIDDYSGLIIYCSHNQIEEVLDILARRNIVAHKFTMDEKTIPMEKYGGLSEREMILQDFADGNYQVLVAMHCLDEGVDVPSASKAIFLCSSNSSREFIQRIGRVIRRSPGKNRADIYDLIVKPSKYKLDKSLQKFEESIFEKEKERYKKIGYIAENYDYVIDMLEKNL